The genomic DNA TCGATCTGGCCTGCGTATGTGTTAGCCTGGATTCACCTTTTTCTCGTGTGCTGTCGTTGTCGCGTTTGCATTCGCACTGCGGGGCGCGCAATATCTAACAGCGGCGGAGCAGCAGTCTGGAAGAAACTCACCCTCGGGCACATCCTCAAGACCTTTGTCAGCCATGATTGCGACTGGGAGAAGCGACTACTGGTGCTGGACCGTAGTCGAAAGGTTGCTCGTGGCGGGgttaaagcggaggatcctCTGGATACCGCCGCGTACTTGTCTGTTGTAGGTGAAAACTAGATACCAGATCCTCTGCGCGAGAATCGAAGGGGTATCTAGAGTGATTTGAAAATTTATTGTAAGTTGGATTTGGTGGTGATGAAGCAGAAGGTGGGCTGGTGGGTGATGTTATAAACCAAAATTTCTTCGCAGGTGCTAAGGCCCGAGCGCTAAGACACTCGCTAATTTTTACAAGAGGCAAACCCTTGGTTGCGCCTTCACTTGTACCGGTCAATTTTGTAAGCTAGCCTATGACTCCTCTCATCTCTCGTGTCTTCGTTTGCATCTTATTTGCAGCCACAAAAACGCCTGTGCAACGCAAACACTAAGCATTGTCCCCCGCTCGTCATTGACATGGCGCCCGGCATCCTAGAACACCCTGGTATTGCCATTGCCGAATCACGACCAACGAAAAAATTAAAGACATCTGCAGCCACAGTCCttgaagacgacgacgaagtGGCGAAATTCGTCGCAGTACCGTCGCATCCTCTGGGCATCAAGCCGGCCGGCAATGCGTATACGGCGTCCGAGAACATCAAGTCAAAATGTGGATTATTTGCCAGCCTGCCTGATGAGCTGCTGAGCCACATTCTTGAGTCATTCGAAGCTGACATCTTGATACGCCTGGGAAGCACGTGCCGGGCTCTCTATGCTTTTACCAGGTTGGATGAGTTGTGGAGGGCCTTATTCGTAAAGTGAGTACCATGGTAGATCCAAACACAAAGGCTTGTTTTCCTACCTAGCCATCTCCCAGTCATTTGCAGTCATTTGCGATCATCTCTTAGTCACCGCCAAACCCTTGGTTCGTCGAATTTCAGATCCGTCGTACAAATTCCGTCTGCGATGACTGTTCCTGCCCGCCTGACAATTTCCTGACGAGATGTTTGAGCCCAGTGTGCGATGGCCGAGAAATGCTGCATCCTGTCTTCCAGTCTCATTTATTTCCTGCTTATTGGAAATGACCAAATATTCTTCGCCAACAAGAATGATAATGAAGTGTTGTAAACGTCATGGTGTTTCTTCACGTACTGCTTCTTGCTCGCTTGCATCATCGCCTGTAAACCATTTCATAATCGAAGAGACTCCTACTGACTCACGAGTAGCTCTCCCGCCGACGATTTCGAGTGGCGCGGAACTTGGCGAGCAACCCATCTCAAGATCCCCAAAGAACATGTGACCTCGATACCCTGCAACAATCTATTCTCGGATGCCTTGTATCGGCCTTTTCAATGCGCCCACACACCCCTCAACCACTATGCGTTGAGCATTCCAAGATCAAATGAGATAGCTCGGTTATCAGATCTCAGTTATGATGAGTATGCGGAGACATGGGTAGACAAGCCTTTCATCCTCACTACTCCAGTCAAGGAATGGCCAGTATACGGTACCTGGACACCGGAGTCGCTCCTAGAAAAGTTCCCAGACACCAAGTTCCGAGCCGAAGCAGTAGACTGGCCTATGATAAAGTACATGTCCTATATGCACGACAACGCCGATGAATCACCTCTGTACCTCTTCGATCGCGCCTTTGCCGAAAAGACGAACATCGACATTACAGCGGCACCCCACTCAAAGCAAGCCGCATATTGGAGTCCCACATGTTTCGGCGACGACCTTTTCAGCGTGCTGGGAGAGCACCGCCCGGACTGCCGCTGGATGATCATGGGTCCCAAGCGCAGCGGATCTACGTTTCACAAAGACCCAAACGCAACGAGCGCGTGGAACGCTGTCCTCACTGGAAGCAAATACTGGCTCATGTTCCCTGCGGGTCCTGGCATCGAGCCCCCACCTGGGGTCATCGTCTCAGAAGATCAATCCGAAATTACCTCCCCGCTCAGTATCGCAGAGTATATGCTAACCTTCCACGAACTTGCGCGCCAGACTCCCGGCTGCAAAGAAGGAATCTGTTATTCTGGAGAGGTGTTGCATGTACCATCAGGCTGGTTCCACCTCGTTCTGAATCTCGAGGACAGCCTTGCATTGACACAAAACTTTGTCCCGAGGAAGAAACTACCAGACGTCCTGGCCTTCTTACGCGATCAGCGGAGCGAGGTCAGTGGGTTCAAGGAAGATGTTTGCGATCGGGCATATGAGCTCTTCGTAGAAAGACTACAGGAACAACACCCCGAGCTACTCGAGCAAGGTCTCGTTGAACTGGAAAACAAGACAAAGAAGAGCCGTGGTAAATGGGAGCAGTTGACCAAGGGAGACGACGAGGAGGAAGTAGCAGGAGGCTTCAGCTTCGGCTTTGGAGGTGACGACGATGACGCTGATATCCCATGAGTATGAGGTGGCGTTCGACGGCTCCTTCCAAACAAGTCAGAACACAACTTGAATAAACTCTCGCGAAAATCATCCCGGTGAATATCCCGTTCACATGCAAATCGGCCCACCGGCCATTTCCATCCCATCCATCCGTCCACCGGACATGCGCACCACCTCCCTAATACCTATCTCCAACCTTCCTAAATGATACCTTGCACAACTTTCCCCTTTCCCTGCACCGCACCATACCGCGACCGCACCGGACGCCGTCTCTCCCCGTAGTCTCTTGGTCCTCCCTTGGCATCAACGCACAGGCATATTCGCCAAGCCGTACCGACCCACGACTCTGCACAGTCCACCAGATCGACCTCGCAAGCGCGGACCGCTTAACTACTGTTCCTGCACACGAGCACGAGCGCGTGCTTTTCTGGGCATTTGCCTATTTCCGAGGAAAGACGATCGCAATTCTTTGGCTTTGGCACTAGGTGGCTTGTCGTGTTGGAGTGGAGCTCTTGGCGAGCTGGACTGTGCGGGATCCGTTGGTTTGGGCACAGAGGCAAGGGGGAGAGGGAGAAGAGATGAGGCTCTGTTTTTAGATGGGGGGCGATGTGACGCTAGGGTGTTGTTTGGGTTTGGGTAAATTGCAGTGGGGGTTTGTTGAGGAATTGCATGGAGGGATGATGTCACTGGATATAAGTCATGAGGATTGTACCGGTAGCCTGGTAGCTATTTACTTTTGTTTCACAAGCAACACTATTTGAGAGTTGAAAGTGTACGCAAAGAAAGGTTTTCGTGTTTTATATGACATGGATGTACTGTGCTGTGGGCAACTAGGGCATTTACCAGTAAAATATTGGAGCTCTGATGGAGGAAATGAGTGAAGCAACATCATCTTATACTATATTTGTGATCGTCTCAATTTGCAGAATATGAGACTATGATAGCTCTGTGCTACGCTCACCACTAATCGTTTCAAACTCTAGATGTATTTCTCTCACAATCCTATCTTATCTGTCTGATTATACACGAATCCTAAAAGAATAATCCTAAAAGAATAATCCTAAAAGAATAATCCTAAAAGAATAATCCTAAAAGAATAATCCTAAAAGAAAAAGAACATTACATGTACACATATCTACATGTATCCGTCTATCTCACACCAGCACATCTACACCTCTATCTACATCCGCCTCCCCATCTACATATGTGTACAcccatctccacctccaccaaCATTCACGACACCAAACAAATAACTCCACACGCTCAAAAACATAAGACatattggaacaaggtccctctagtagtatgactactatggataaccgagtgggaggagggacaaggcggggtggctgcaacgtattgtataGACTATCGTATTGAGTGTCGCAGACTCACtctgttgtggtgggtgctattgcccaccgggcagtgcctgccacaccagcatatcatgtgactcccaagcaccttctaccctggactgaactcagatattctcaacaagACATAATAAAACACAACAGAACAAGAACAAAAATCTCAGCCAACGCAAAAAATCGAATTAATCCACATCCCATGTGCAGGCCAAAATAAACAGCAGCAAGGGGGAGCTTTAACGCAAAAAGCTCTGGGTATCCCAAAAACAAGCAAACAACAGAACCGCTACAGCAACGGCAACGGAAACAAGGGTGCGTACGCTCTTTGTACAAGTACAGCGACAGGCCAACAACCCCACAACGCCCATATCCAACGAATCACACGCCCACACCCATGCCATCCCAAGCCTACCATGAACCCAAGTCCTAGATCCCCCCAAGCACCACCCCCACCCATCTCACGCATTCCAGACGTCTACACTACCCACTCCCCTCACTACTCTCCCCGCCACTAAAATAACTCTGATCCAGCCTTAAAATCCACTCAATCTTCTCCCTCTCACTCCTCGCTCTAAAAATATACGTATTACTTCTTGCGAAAACCGCAAACACGACATCTTTATTTACACCACTAGCTGCATTTCCGGGAACGCTCAACGATGCGCCGCTGCTAACGCTGCCGCCTCCAGAAAGCAGTCTAGCAATCTGCGGCGAATGATCGATTTTAGCGGTGGATACATTGATTGCGTTAATTTCATCGCCGTCGTTGGAGTAGATGTGCAGGTATGGTTTACGCAGTTCGACATATCGTCGTATCCAGCGGGTATTTGTCGGATCGGGTGTCATCAGGTAACTCGCCTTCATAAGGTTTGGATTCTTGGCAACGAAGCGTACAGTAGCTGTGAGACTCGGTGTCGGACTCGGGGATGGAGACGGTGAGCGGGGTGCAAAAGCTGCGCCATTCGATGGCGGTTCCAGATTCGTTGAATTGAGGATGATTTCCGCGGGGGCCTTTTTGGTCTTCCAAAGCGAGATTATGCGTGTGAGGAGCGCTTTTTGGGAGTCTGTTAAGGACTTGTTTTTTGAGGCGGCGAGCGCGGAGGTGGGGATGCTGAGAGCTTTGGAGGAGAGGACTGAGCGCGCGGTTTCAATGTCGGCGATGCGGCGGCGGCGCTTTTCCATGTCGATGAAGTCGCGGACGAGGGAGACGCCGCGAGGGGTCCAGCCGGAGAGTTGTTCTTCGCCTTTTATGTAGTCGTCTTTTGTGTTCATACGCCAGAGGTCCGTGGCGCGCTTTACGGAGGTGGGGCGGATGGCGACGTTGAAGATACCGACGGTGGAGTGGACGATCTTGACAGTATTCCAGATGCTGGCGAGGGAGAAGAGCGAGGTTTGGCGGATATATGAGCGGCCTCGGATCTGAACGAGGAGATCAAAGGAGAAGGTCATCGGTTCGATGAGTTTGGGCGATGTAACGTCGAAGAGTAGGGTTGTTTTGACCCGGAAGTTGTCTTTCGTCGCACGGTCAAGAATCTGGGAAGCATGTGCAGTGCTGTCCCACCTTCCTACAAACTTCACATTGGTTGTGCCGTCTGCGTTTTTCCTGATAAGCGGCGGCGAGACCAGATCCACTGGCACTTCCTTGACAGGCGAGCCGTAGTTTGGACAATTGCCTGCTGCATCGACCATGCGAATACGGCCCATACGGAGCGCCTTGACACCCTCCCAGTGTATTGTGTCTCCAGCAGTGTGGGTAAGGTTGACGACAATACGACGTGCCAGACCCTGATGGAGCTGGTACACTCCAGCATCCATAACGCTGCTCTGTGTGACTTCAACCGGCTGATATGTTCCATCATCCGTAATCTCTTGTATCTGTATACGCGAGAAGATATCATGTGTGTCCTCTGTATAAAACTCCGACTCTGGTAAGCGTGCGTTTCGTCGTTTTTGCTTGGGCTGCTCCGCCGAGTCGCGCATGTCGTCCCAACTTAGCAGCTTGTCAAGATGGATATCTGTCACTTTCGCGAAGATTGATATCCGCAAAAACGTGTCGCGCGGACTTGGATACGGAAGGCTCATGCTATGCACACTCTCGAAACGAATGGGCCCTTCGTTGAAATCTGTTATCCAAGTTGTAGTCGTCGCACCGCTCTCATCTGAGATACCGGGCACGAAGAGCACAGCGTGCACTTGAGTTCCTTCTCGTTCTGGGAAGCCAACGAACTCGTGCATACCGACATTAAACTTGAGCGTAGTTGAAGGAGCCTCTGCGGATGAAGGTTCTAACGACAGCCGGATGATACCAATAGGGTTTGCCGTATACGGAGAGATCACATCAAGACTAAAGTCCCGTACTCTCGACTCGAATACAGCGGCAAGCGGAACATCCACATCCCCTATCCGCGTGAACTCAGGCATGCACGGTTCTGAGAAAGGCGACTCAGGGTTGAAATGCTGGAAGTACTCTGGACGGTTCATGTACTGATGCATTTGGTGCATCCGCCGTACCCTATCGCGTAGCTTCTGCAACGACCAAAGGTGAACGACCTCATTCTTGAAATCAATGACGCGTATGCCGACGCATGGCTTTGATTGATTGTCAAGATACTCGTCGTCTTCTCCAGGGATGCCCATGTTGACCAGGTCGTAGGATGATGGGACTGTATGACCAATATCGACGATGCAAAACTGGAAAACAACGCGCTTGTCCATTTGCTGGCTCATGACCTGGGCCTCCTTCAGGATCGCCGCATTTTGCAAAAGCGTCTCCGCCATGGTGACATATTTCCGTCGCCGCCACTGTTTGGACACAGTCCGGATCAACTCCAGCTGATGTTCGTTCTGTGTGGCCTCGTCGGTTTCCGGTTCTTCGTTGATTTCAGGCGGGATATCATGTCCTAAGCTCTTCAATTGACGCTTGAATGCTTCTTTCTGCTCCTTCAGTTGCTTCTGCATCTCTTCTTTCGCAGCCCGCAGCTCTTCCAGCTCAACCTTGGCCTCCACGTCGGCCTTGAGTTTGCTCTGAAAGTCGTCCTTTGACTGCTCAATCTTCCTTTGCATGTCCTCTCGGATCTCGTGCATCTTTTCGCTACCTTCTTGCTGTGGCGTGGACGGCATCGTCAACATGGTATCCAGCGAGAAGTTGTCCAACGTCCCACTGCCACCAGAGGCATACTTCTCCCTGTCCCTGAAAGCGTATGAAGACATAGACTCGGTATCACCCTCGTCGCTGTATATCCGACTCTCCGGACGAGCTTTCCGTGTCTCGCGCAGCCTGCTGAGGTTTTCGAACAGCGCCTCAAAATCCTCGTCTGGAAGGGTCTCGATGCGTTTATCCGGTCCTAGCCAAGCAGTAAGGGCCTCCCTCCGCGCGTAGGAAAACTCGGACTCTCGACCGCGTTGCCACAGCGCAGGCGATCCGGCTCTGGGACTGTCTGGGTCGAAGTCGCTGTTCGCTATGCTAATTGCACTGTAGGATCTGTCGTGTCCGGGCCTAGGTGCGGGCGAAGGAGAATTCAGATTACCAGCCACTGTCTGTCGGAGAAGGCTTGTTCCGACTTCAGCGCGCTCCGCTCTTGCTTCTTGTGGGTTATTGAATCGAAAAATGTGGAAGTCGCCAAGGATGATGCGGTGCCCGCTCTTGAGTAACCTGGGCTTATCGATGCGTACGCCGTTAACCATGACACTAGCAGTTTCCTGGGGTATCACAGTAACCTTGCCGTCCACATTCTCAAAGTTGCAGTGCTCGGCAAGAATCTGCGAACCATTTAAGCGGATTTGTGCAGTCTGACCGTCAACGTCTGAGTTTCCCACTGTTGTCGTACCAGGTTTTAGATTGTAGACGAGACATTCGGTCAGAAGTGGATCATCACTCAAATTGACCAAATGAGGCATGTTCTTGGGCGTTGAAAGACCAACGAAGCCCTTTTCAATGCTGATTCCTAGCTCTTCTAAGGCAGCCTCGCGCTCCTTGTGAATTTCTTCCGTCTTTTGCAGCTTCTCTTCCCAAGTCTGATTCAACTCGGTGTAGAGCTTCTCCGATTGGTCCAGCTGCTCGACAATCTCAGCTTTTGAGACCTTCTTGATCGATCCATCTGCCTGTGTAATGGAGACAATTTGTTTTTCCAACGGTGTGTCTGGTGCGTACTGTTCTTCTATGATGCCGTTCGCACCCGGAGCGCCTCCCCCACCCCCACCTAATTGTGACCGCAATTTGGACAGTTCCTCCTTGAGTTCTCTAATCATGCGCGCGTTGGGGTCTTCGTTTACGACGGCGTGGTTCTTGATACGTTTCGCAGAGTCGGCATAACGGAGCGTGGAGAGGGTTTCGTCGAAGTTGATGTCGGCCGGGGAAATGGCAGCGATCATGGCAGTCATACTGTTTCCTCCTAGCGAGTCTTTGAGCAGCCATGTCAAGATGGAGTCTCGGTAGGGAACTTGAGCCTTTTTCTTCCCTGACGACTGATCCGCGAGGGCTGCAATGACACGACCTAGGGTAGAGAGAGATCGATTGATCTCTGCACCCTCCTTCAGCCTTGCGCCCGTTGCACCTGTCGAGGTAGCTCTTTCCGAACCAGCCAAATCAACCAAACTAATCTTTGCCACCCTCTCCCCGCTCATGCTTGTCTCGACATCGTGGCGTTTCTGGGTGAGGGTAAGGGTGAAGACGGCGTGCGATCGGGAGGAGGTTTCGTTCATGTTGGTCGCGGCGACGGTACGGGCCTTGTTTCCTTCGTCCATCAAGTTCTCGATTTCGGGAAAAGACTGGACGACCAGTTTGGCCAAATCTTCgacataaggaccggtcgACGGGTGCTCTCGGACACGCAAATTGCCCTTGTTTGACGGATTTAGCAGATCGCGTACGCGCTCATTGTAGATTTCCAGATATGAGACTTCAACTGTGCATGTTGAATTCTTGTCCGCCTGCAACCCCTTTATCCTCTCAAACATGTCCTGGCAAATCTTGGGAATGATTCCGTATTCTGCGCCATAGCCCATCATCGAGTACGACTTGCCCGAACCCGTCTGACCGTAGGCGAAAATACAGTTGTTGTAGCCCTGGAAGGCATTGTCGAGAAGCGGCTTTCCGAGATCCTCGTGGAGGTTGTCTTGGCCCGCATAGTTGGGAGCATCGCGGTCAAAGGACCAGTAGGATCGGTCAAAGGCGAATGTCTTGGTGCCTTCGGCGGCGGCTTTGGCGGCCTTACCCTTGATATCCAGGTGTTGTGGGGGAGTCAGAATGGTCTGGTCGCCTTTCATCTGCACGATACATTGTGCATTGCGCGCCTTTTCTGCTTCCTGTTAGTCGCACAGTCTGATAGTCTGTACACGTGCCTGCCTACCTCGTCCGTTAAAAGGCCTGCATCGCACCACGACCTTGATATTCCCTCCGCCGGACGCCATGATGTCTGCTGCGGGCAATGTACTCGTAAAAGCCGGGGTATATGGGGGAAGGAGAAGCCAGCGCGGCCGTCGGTTTAAGCAGCGATCAGACGCGGAGTCTGTGGGACTTCATGGGCGGCGACGGGCGTTTCGGGCGACCTTTTGGGGCGACTTTTGTTCTTCTTTACGGGTCAGGAGTAGTTTGTTGTATGGTGTTGTCTTTTTTGGTACGCGCTCAGGGACACGATCCCTGTACGCCAGTGCCTGCAATGCAGCCGACCTATGCGGGATGAACGGCTGACGAGAACACACGACTCTGATTTGACCCGGCGAGAAACAAAACAATGGTAGAAACAATGGCGCCCCCCGGGGAAAATATTATCGCAGCTTGGAATCGGAATGGCGAGTGAGCGTCAGCCTCGAGGGGTAGTTTACCGTGGCCCGCCGCTCTAAATCATGAACCCTGCGTCATTTCGAGACGATACCGCAAATCTACTTTTCAACACCATCGATTCTCACACGAGAGCCACACGCACGTCTATCCATGTCGGCCCCAGAAGCCACCACCGACGACATGTTCGCGCCGCCTGTGAATCGTGCCATGAAGGTGCTCGACCGCAGCTTCTTCCAAAAGACCATTCCCACCTCGGCCGCGCGCATCTTCAACCCCAAGGACATTTCGCGCTGTCGCAAGGAATTGACCGCCAGCAAGGACACGCTGCCCACCAACCGAGTAGACCCAATAAGAGCGGACCCAGACCTAGAACTCGCCACTAAAGGCAGCAAATGCCTACTCCTACGACCCGAAGTGCTTCACACAGGTGAGTCACACGCAGCAGCGGGGTGCGTAGCCATATCTAAGTACTGAGTCCTGAAACCAGGCAGATCGAACAACATGGTCCCCTAAGCTACGCTCCCTAGAGCAAGACGGCACCTTAGGCGTAATCCCCTATCAACTCCACCTCGACTACAACTACTTCACCTACTCTGAAATCACCAGCGCCACCATCCCCCCACCCGAGTCCAAATACGACGATGAAATACCCCAAGGTTTCGCCCTCGCCGGCCACGTCGCCCACCTCAACCTGCGCGAGCGCTACTGGCCCTACAAACACCTCATCGCCACCGTGCTCGCAGACAAGAACCCAATGGTCAAAACTGTCATCAATAAACTCGATAACGTCGGTACGGAAAACGCGTTCCGAACGTTTCAGTACGAGGTTCTGCATGGCCCAGATGACATGAACGTCGAGCTGCGCGAGCAAGGGTGTACGTTTAAATTCGACTTTGCAAAGGTATATTGGAACACGCGGTTGCACACGGAGCACGAGCGCTTGTGTAACTTATTTCGCGAGGGCGAGGCCATTTGCGATGTCATGGCTGGTGTAGGCCC from Pyrenophora tritici-repentis strain M4 chromosome 8, whole genome shotgun sequence includes the following:
- a CDS encoding Cupin-8 multi-domain protein encodes the protein MAPGILEHPGIAIAESRPTKKLKTSAATVLEDDDEVAKFVAVPSHPLGIKPAGNAYTASENIKSKCGLFASLPDELLSHILESFEADILIRLGSTCRALYAFTRLDELWRALFVNSPADDFEWRGTWRATHLKIPKEHVTSIPCNNLFSDALYRPFQCAHTPLNHYALSIPRSNEIARLSDLSYDEYAETWVDKPFILTTPVKEWPVYGTWTPESLLEKFPDTKFRAEAVDWPMIKYMSYMHDNADESPLYLFDRAFAEKTNIDITAAPHSKQAAYWSPTCFGDDLFSVLGEHRPDCRWMIMGPKRSGSTFHKDPNATSAWNAVLTGSKYWLMFPAGPGIEPPPGVIVSEDQSEITSPLSIAEYMLTFHELARQTPGCKEGICYSGEVLHVPSGWFHLVLNLEDSLALTQNFVPRKKLPDVLAFLRDQRSEVSGFKEDVCDRAYELFVERLQEQHPELLEQGLVELENKTKKSRGKWEQLTKGDDEEEVAGGFSFGFGGDDDDADIP
- a CDS encoding KIP1, Kinesin protein, with product MASGGGNIKVVVRCRPFNGREKARNAQCIVQMKGDQTILTPPQHLDIKGKAAKAAAEGTKTFAFDRSYWSFDRDAPNYAGQDNLHEDLGKPLLDNAFQGYNNCIFAYGQTGSGKSYSMMGYGAEYGIIPKICQDMFERIKGLQADKNSTCTVEVSYLEIYNERVRDLLNPSNKGNLRVREHPSTGPYVEDLAKLVVQSFPEIENLMDEGNKARTVAATNMNETSSRSHAVFTLTLTQKRHDVETSMSGERVAKISLVDLAGSERATSTGATGARLKEGAEINRSLSTLGRVIAALADQSSGKKKAQVPYRDSILTWLLKDSLGGNSMTAMIAAISPADINFDETLSTLRYADSAKRIKNHAVVNEDPNARMIRELKEELSKLRSQLGGGGGGAPGANGIIEEQYAPDTPLEKQIVSITQADGSIKKVSKAEIVEQLDQSEKLYTELNQTWEEKLQKTEEIHKEREAALEELGISIEKGFVGLSTPKNMPHLVNLSDDPLLTECLVYNLKPGTTTVGNSDVDGQTAQIRLNGSQILAEHCNFENVDGKVTVIPQETASVMVNGVRIDKPRLLKSGHRIILGDFHIFRFNNPQEARAERAEVGTSLLRQTVAGNLNSPSPAPRPGHDRSYSAISIANSDFDPDSPRAGSPALWQRGRESEFSYARREALTAWLGPDKRIETLPDEDFEALFENLSRLRETRKARPESRIYSDEGDTESMSSYAFRDREKYASGGSGTLDNFSLDTMLTMPSTPQQEGSEKMHEIREDMQRKIEQSKDDFQSKLKADVEAKVELEELRAAKEEMQKQLKEQKEAFKRQLKSLGHDIPPEINEEPETDEATQNEHQLELIRTVSKQWRRRKYVTMAETLLQNAAILKEAQVMSQQMDKRVVFQFCIVDIGHTVPSSYDLVNMGIPGEDDEYLDNQSKPCVGIRVIDFKNEVVHLWSLQKLRDRVRRMHQMHQYMNRPEYFQHFNPESPFSEPCMPEFTRIGDVDVPLAAVFESRVRDFSLDVISPYTANPIGIIRLSLEPSSAEAPSTTLKFNVGMHEFVGFPEREGTQVHAVLFVPGISDESGATTTTWITDFNEGPIRFESVHSMSLPYPSPRDTFLRISIFAKVTDIHLDKLLSWDDMRDSAEQPKQKRRNARLPESEFYTEDTHDIFSRIQIQEITDDGTYQPVEVTQSSVMDAGVYQLHQGLARRIVVNLTHTAGDTIHWEGVKALRMGRIRMVDAAGNCPNYGSPVKEVPVDLVSPPLIRKNADGTTNVKFVGRWDSTAHASQILDRATKDNFRVKTTLLFDVTSPKLIEPMTFSFDLLVQIRGRSYIRQTSLFSLASIWNTVKIVHSTVGIFNVAIRPTSVKRATDLWRMNTKDDYIKGEEQLSGWTPRGVSLVRDFIDMEKRRRRIADIETARSVLSSKALSIPTSALAASKNKSLTDSQKALLTRIISLWKTKKAPAEIILNSTNLEPPSNGAAFAPRSPSPSPSPTPSLTATVRFVAKNPNLMKASYLMTPDPTNTRWIRRYVELRKPYLHIYSNDGDEINAINVSTAKIDHSPQIARLLSGGGSVSSGASLSVPGNAASGVNKDVVFAVFARSNTYIFRARSEREKIEWILRLDQSYFSGGESSEGSG